A stretch of Pseudoalteromonas sp. A25 DNA encodes these proteins:
- a CDS encoding AAA family ATPase, which produces MKLLSLSIKNLASLTHADVDFESPPLSQSGLFAITGDTGAGKSTLLDGICLALYGKTARLKNDLKNTVAFNGDEIKLNDPRNLLRRGSAQGQAEAKFIGQDGERYIARWKIERARKKADGKLKRAEHLLIRCSDESVLTQSSSATVNKVEQLIGLSFEQFTRAVLLAQHEFAAFLKASADERAQLLECLTGTDKFSRLGQAIFERHKEKKSKLEQTKQSLAHYQILTTEELTALNIQLESLDNELKQLQTQRDQYQQDMQWLNTNEQLQQKHDQYQQLLLEINTQLGAQAPAVEQAQLAQVVQQIADNRQQAQMLNAQHSQLQAQHSELSKQDYSQQISEQQNTVASAQRAQQTATEQLKGQEPKVKQVRALDNQRSVAQQQVSDSQKQIKATQQTVEDNQAQLTDLTDQLSKNKAQQDDIQTQLAQSSKFASAHKHWSHLNSIFENIKDCSDRIEQYQHQCNEQRTQHQALIQQLDPLKVQIEQQQQSFNELELQQLEVEKQLSSLDYEAIQKQHYDLKSAINLSSQGQKCEHELLQLATSIDKGRHQQTTLKLQLQDTEKQVELHKQRALITQQNLTQVQVRASDNISALRAQLKEGEECMVCGATEHPYGVEHIDSHWQALIADFSAQQQSAVKAQQQSQQRYNEQMVAHEQVNAQLQVSLQRKAQLIEQQAQISEQLKVFGYDAYPNSDEAQQQVQALEQDLKRYSEFSKQQQTLWSKIKSSQQSLSTCKQQYTEAQQQLQHLTNTIAACEQSTQDNQQNLSKLKNDAQQLFSDDTWWLSFEHNPHNALDSLRADVEQYDVWQKTAEGLVQTQQQLQSKLESCEHHHHLQSNQLTQQQTQLAQLQQTLFELDTQRSQLLALEHNVDDWFGSLQTQLEQSNQQLNQAKEKLARLEHEKHQQALKLTHLRAQLDDNETQQNTVAERFDTWLNTQREQHQELTTERVSELLSTPFEQYEQVLEAHHQQQQRHTQAHARLSHLLEEIEHHAAQAHSNASKQALVESLDKIHVNIESTQAQWLECNSRLKQHEQNITSRAQQQATLTQLQTQYEHWYLLDKLLGDATGKKLRNIAQTQTLKILLQYANQHLRSLSKRYRLTVIGHSLNIAIIDKDMADEQRSVNTLSGGESFLVSLALALGLASLSANKVQISSLFIDEGFGTLDPETLSVALDALDSLQAQGRKVGVISHVSEMTERVATQVHVKKQPGGYSSIQIKGQA; this is translated from the coding sequence ATGAAATTGCTTAGCCTGTCTATAAAAAACCTCGCATCGTTAACTCATGCTGATGTGGACTTTGAGTCACCGCCTCTCAGTCAAAGCGGTTTGTTTGCGATAACCGGTGATACTGGCGCTGGAAAGAGTACATTATTGGATGGGATCTGCTTAGCGCTATACGGCAAGACTGCAAGGCTGAAGAACGATTTAAAAAATACAGTCGCCTTTAATGGTGATGAAATAAAACTGAATGACCCACGAAACCTTTTGCGCCGTGGCAGCGCTCAAGGACAGGCTGAAGCAAAGTTTATAGGGCAAGATGGTGAACGCTATATTGCTCGTTGGAAAATAGAGCGCGCTCGAAAAAAAGCTGATGGCAAGCTTAAGCGAGCAGAGCATCTGCTAATTCGTTGCAGTGATGAGTCTGTACTCACTCAATCAAGCAGTGCAACAGTTAATAAAGTCGAGCAGTTGATTGGTTTAAGTTTCGAGCAGTTTACGCGAGCGGTATTGCTCGCTCAGCATGAGTTTGCTGCATTTTTGAAAGCCAGTGCGGATGAACGCGCACAATTACTTGAGTGTTTAACTGGCACCGACAAATTTAGCCGCCTTGGTCAGGCAATTTTTGAGCGTCACAAAGAAAAAAAATCAAAACTTGAACAAACAAAACAAAGTTTAGCCCACTATCAAATTCTAACTACTGAAGAACTTACTGCACTAAATATACAGTTAGAAAGCCTTGATAATGAACTCAAACAATTACAAACCCAGCGAGACCAATATCAACAAGATATGCAATGGCTCAATACCAATGAGCAACTGCAACAAAAACATGACCAATATCAACAGCTTTTACTTGAGATTAATACACAACTTGGTGCCCAAGCACCAGCTGTAGAGCAGGCTCAATTAGCCCAAGTTGTACAGCAAATAGCCGACAATAGGCAACAAGCGCAAATGCTAAATGCTCAGCATAGTCAGCTACAAGCACAGCATAGCGAACTGAGCAAACAAGACTATTCTCAACAAATTAGCGAACAACAAAATACGGTCGCTTCAGCACAAAGGGCTCAGCAAACCGCAACTGAGCAGCTAAAAGGGCAAGAGCCTAAGGTCAAACAAGTGCGGGCTTTAGATAATCAGCGCAGCGTTGCTCAGCAACAAGTTTCTGATAGCCAAAAACAAATAAAAGCAACGCAACAAACCGTAGAAGATAATCAAGCGCAACTGACAGATTTAACTGATCAACTTAGTAAAAATAAAGCACAGCAAGATGACATTCAAACACAGCTCGCGCAAAGCAGTAAGTTTGCAAGTGCTCATAAACACTGGTCACATCTAAACAGCATATTTGAGAATATAAAGGATTGTTCTGATCGCATTGAGCAGTATCAGCACCAGTGCAACGAGCAGCGCACGCAGCATCAAGCGCTGATACAGCAGCTAGACCCGTTAAAAGTGCAAATAGAGCAGCAGCAACAGTCATTCAATGAGCTTGAATTGCAGCAGCTAGAAGTTGAGAAACAACTGTCGTCTTTAGATTATGAAGCAATACAAAAACAACACTATGATTTAAAGTCTGCGATTAATTTATCATCGCAAGGGCAAAAATGTGAGCATGAGCTTTTACAACTTGCAACCAGCATTGATAAAGGTCGCCATCAACAAACAACGCTCAAATTACAACTTCAAGATACTGAAAAACAGGTTGAATTACATAAACAACGCGCGCTAATAACCCAACAAAACCTCACTCAAGTTCAAGTACGCGCTAGTGACAATATCAGCGCGCTGCGAGCGCAGCTTAAAGAGGGCGAAGAGTGTATGGTATGCGGTGCCACCGAGCACCCCTATGGCGTAGAGCATATTGACAGTCACTGGCAAGCACTCATTGCCGACTTTTCAGCACAGCAGCAAAGCGCAGTTAAAGCTCAGCAACAATCGCAGCAACGCTATAACGAGCAAATGGTTGCGCATGAGCAAGTGAACGCCCAGCTGCAAGTGTCTTTGCAGCGCAAAGCGCAACTTATCGAGCAACAAGCACAAATTAGCGAACAGTTAAAAGTATTTGGCTATGATGCTTACCCAAATAGTGATGAAGCACAACAACAAGTGCAAGCGCTTGAACAAGACCTCAAGCGATATAGTGAGTTCAGTAAACAGCAACAAACGTTATGGTCAAAGATTAAGTCGTCGCAGCAGTCCCTTAGTACATGTAAGCAACAATATACTGAAGCGCAACAGCAATTGCAGCATCTAACAAACACTATCGCAGCTTGCGAACAGAGTACTCAAGACAATCAACAAAACTTGTCAAAGCTCAAAAACGATGCACAACAGCTGTTTAGTGACGATACTTGGTGGTTGAGCTTTGAGCACAACCCACATAATGCGCTTGATTCACTGCGTGCTGATGTTGAACAATATGATGTCTGGCAAAAAACAGCCGAAGGGTTAGTACAAACGCAGCAACAACTGCAGTCCAAGCTAGAAAGTTGTGAGCACCATCATCATTTGCAAAGCAATCAACTTACTCAGCAACAAACGCAACTTGCGCAACTACAACAAACACTGTTCGAGCTCGATACGCAGCGCAGCCAATTACTCGCGCTCGAACATAACGTTGATGACTGGTTTGGATCACTGCAAACTCAGCTAGAGCAGTCGAATCAACAGCTCAATCAAGCCAAAGAAAAGCTTGCACGACTTGAGCATGAAAAACACCAACAAGCCCTTAAACTGACTCACTTACGCGCTCAGCTTGATGATAATGAAACACAACAAAATACCGTAGCAGAGCGCTTTGACACATGGCTAAATACGCAACGAGAGCAACATCAAGAACTTACAACGGAACGAGTCAGTGAGCTGCTATCAACGCCATTTGAGCAATATGAGCAAGTACTTGAAGCACACCATCAACAACAACAGCGTCATACGCAGGCTCATGCTCGACTGAGCCATCTTCTTGAAGAAATTGAGCATCATGCCGCGCAGGCTCACAGCAATGCCTCCAAACAAGCGCTGGTAGAGTCACTAGATAAAATTCATGTAAATATTGAATCAACGCAAGCTCAGTGGTTGGAATGTAACAGTCGGTTAAAGCAGCATGAACAAAACATCACGTCACGCGCTCAGCAACAAGCAACCCTAACACAGCTGCAAACACAGTATGAACATTGGTACTTACTAGACAAATTGCTAGGAGATGCCACAGGCAAAAAGCTACGTAATATAGCGCAAACGCAAACGCTGAAAATTTTACTACAGTATGCCAACCAGCATTTGCGTAGTTTATCGAAAAGGTATCGGCTAACAGTGATAGGCCACTCACTTAACATCGCCATAATCGACAAAGACATGGCCGATGAACAGCGCTCAGTTAACACCCTCTCAGGGGGTGAATCATTTTTGGTTTCTTTAGCATTAGCGCTGGGCTTAGCGTCGCTGTCGGCGAACAAAGTGCAGATAAGCTCGCTATTTATTGATGAAGGGTTTGGAACACTTGACCCTGAGACCTTGAGTGTTGCGCTGGATGCGCTAGACTCATTGCAAGCACAAGGCCGAAAGGTCGGCGTGATCTCTCACGTTAGTGAAATGACAGAGCGTGTTGCAACACAAGTACACGTTAAAAAACAGCCCGGTGGTTACTCCAGCATTCAAATAAAAGGACAAGCTTAA
- a CDS encoding class I SAM-dependent methyltransferase — protein sequence MPNFKADEALNYDQRITRLVPGYELLHELTAAQLKTLLPDEATILVVGAGTGKDIIELAQINPLWHFIAQDISEDMLAIADRNFTNLGLSSRVTIVNGPLTPTGEHIDAALCLLVLHFLPDDGDKEALLKAIRSQLPHKAPFFLADLIAPETEFERESQLFACRQLGLTEVGEQRMRHNLHHEFYPLDRMRLSELLAQTGFDTPHHYFKALGFTGVVCRAD from the coding sequence ATGCCAAATTTTAAAGCTGATGAAGCGCTAAACTACGATCAACGTATCACTCGTTTAGTACCAGGGTATGAGCTACTCCACGAGCTAACCGCCGCACAATTAAAAACCCTATTACCCGATGAGGCTACCATTTTGGTCGTCGGCGCAGGTACCGGCAAAGATATCATTGAGCTTGCGCAAATAAATCCTCTTTGGCACTTTATTGCGCAAGATATTTCTGAAGACATGCTTGCTATTGCAGATCGTAATTTTACTAACTTAGGTTTGAGCAGCAGAGTCACAATCGTCAATGGTCCGTTAACGCCAACAGGCGAGCACATTGATGCAGCTTTATGCTTGCTCGTGTTACACTTTTTACCTGATGACGGTGATAAAGAAGCGTTACTAAAAGCTATTCGCAGTCAGCTTCCCCATAAAGCCCCTTTCTTTTTAGCCGATTTGATTGCTCCAGAAACAGAATTTGAACGAGAATCTCAGCTTTTCGCATGCAGACAATTAGGATTAACAGAGGTTGGGGAGCAACGCATGCGTCACAACCTACATCATGAGTTTTACCCACTAGATAGAATGCGCTTATCTGAGCTACTTGCACAAACGGGATTTGATACGCCACATCATTATTTCAAAGCACTAGGCTTTACAGGGGTAGTTTGTCGCGCCGATTAG
- a CDS encoding GNAT family N-acetyltransferase, with protein MSIQIRPAEKSDAATILSFIKDLAVYEKEPDAVFNTVSDIEDKLFCEHPTAHAVICEQAAEAIGFAVYFYNYSTWLGKHGLYLEDLFVAPEKRGNGAGKAIMQYLAQLALKNDCGRFEWVVLDWNKPAIDFYDSIGAKPQSEWIIYRLCGDELKAFAEQGKQ; from the coding sequence ATGAGTATTCAAATTCGTCCAGCTGAAAAAAGTGATGCAGCAACCATTTTATCGTTTATCAAAGATTTGGCTGTGTATGAAAAAGAACCTGATGCGGTTTTTAATACTGTATCTGATATTGAAGATAAGCTATTTTGTGAACACCCAACCGCACATGCTGTTATTTGTGAACAAGCAGCAGAAGCAATAGGCTTTGCTGTCTACTTTTATAATTACTCTACTTGGCTTGGTAAGCATGGTTTGTACTTAGAAGACTTGTTTGTTGCGCCCGAAAAGCGTGGCAATGGCGCTGGAAAGGCGATTATGCAGTACTTAGCTCAGTTAGCGCTTAAAAATGATTGTGGACGATTTGAGTGGGTGGTGCTTGATTGGAACAAGCCCGCTATCGATTTTTACGATAGCATCGGTGCTAAACCACAAAGCGAGTGGATCATTTATCGACTATGTGGGGATGAGCTTAAGGCGTTTGCGGAGCAAGGAAAGCAATAA
- a CDS encoding response regulator, with product MKILVVDDMPLMRHVMINMLRRLKYKDITEATDGAQALRLLKAHNFDLLITDLNMPRMSGKELIGNVRQDQKLTGLAIVVVTCDDNKQTILNLISEKIDGMIVKPFTLNTLQKQLQYVANRRDKLPL from the coding sequence ATGAAAATACTCGTGGTCGATGATATGCCTCTGATGCGCCATGTGATGATCAATATGCTACGACGCTTAAAGTATAAAGACATTACGGAGGCAACCGATGGCGCGCAAGCATTGAGGCTGTTAAAGGCGCATAACTTTGATTTATTGATCACAGATCTCAATATGCCGAGAATGAGCGGCAAAGAGCTTATTGGTAATGTCAGGCAAGATCAAAAATTGACTGGTTTGGCGATTGTAGTGGTGACATGTGATGATAATAAACAAACCATACTTAACCTAATATCTGAAAAAATAGATGGTATGATTGTTAAACCCTTTACTCTCAATACGTTACAAAAGCAGCTCCAATATGTTGCTAATCGGCGCGACAAACTACCCCTGTAA
- a CDS encoding lipocalin family protein has protein sequence MLLGSIIKPLVVSIGSVTLLSACTGLPEDIRPVSNFNLEKYQGKWYEIARLDHSFERNMNNVTATYSLNEDGSVKVVNRGYHTQDKEWQQADGVAKFVGSNRVGHLKVSFFGPFYGSYVVFELEQDEYQYAYVTSYNKEYLWLLARTPTVSQSIIDDFVQTAQQYNFAVEQLIYVQHNDIE, from the coding sequence ATGTTGTTAGGCTCAATAATAAAACCGTTAGTTGTTTCTATAGGATCCGTAACTTTGCTCAGTGCGTGCACCGGGTTACCTGAAGATATTAGGCCCGTTAGTAACTTTAATTTAGAGAAATATCAAGGAAAGTGGTACGAAATAGCACGTTTAGATCATAGCTTTGAGCGCAATATGAATAATGTCACTGCAACATACTCTTTAAATGAAGATGGTTCAGTTAAAGTCGTTAATCGTGGCTATCACACCCAAGACAAAGAGTGGCAGCAAGCTGATGGCGTTGCAAAGTTTGTTGGTAGTAACCGCGTTGGACATTTGAAAGTGTCTTTTTTTGGCCCTTTTTATGGTTCGTATGTGGTTTTTGAGTTAGAACAAGACGAGTATCAATACGCCTATGTCACTAGCTATAATAAAGAGTATTTATGGCTGTTAGCGCGCACACCAACAGTAAGTCAATCCATCATCGATGATTTTGTGCAAACTGCACAACAATACAACTTTGCAGTAGAGCAACTAATCTACGTTCAACATAATGATATTGAATGA
- a CDS encoding uracil-DNA glycosylase family protein: MLIILITQTMLMQLLDQIKTCTLCEQSLPLGPKPVLQANKNSKILLAGQAPSLNVHKTGKLFNDASGKRLRNWLNVDEAQFYNADNFAIIPMAFCYPGKGRLGDLPPSPLCAKTWHEALLSQLNNIELKIIIGQYAQRYHLEKHTSLTEQVGKWNTLLPTQIVLPHPSPRNQMWLKHHPWFEADVLPVLRARIKEVLQP, translated from the coding sequence ATGCTTATCATTTTGATTACTCAAACAATGCTAATGCAACTACTAGATCAAATTAAAACATGTACACTGTGTGAACAATCACTTCCTTTAGGCCCAAAACCAGTACTGCAAGCTAATAAAAACTCAAAAATATTGTTAGCAGGACAAGCACCGAGCCTAAACGTGCACAAAACAGGTAAATTATTTAATGACGCAAGTGGTAAACGCTTGAGGAATTGGCTCAATGTGGATGAAGCACAGTTTTATAATGCAGATAACTTTGCCATTATCCCAATGGCGTTTTGTTACCCAGGAAAAGGCCGCTTAGGAGACTTACCTCCTTCGCCATTATGCGCAAAAACATGGCACGAGGCGTTACTTAGCCAACTAAACAACATAGAACTAAAGATCATTATTGGTCAATATGCTCAGCGCTATCATCTAGAGAAACACACATCACTGACAGAGCAGGTGGGTAAATGGAACACGCTTTTACCAACACAAATCGTTCTACCTCACCCAAGCCCTAGAAATCAAATGTGGTTAAAACACCATCCATGGTTTGAAGCTGATGTGCTCCCAGTATTAAGAGCACGTATTAAAGAAGTTTTACAACCATAA
- the sbcD gene encoding exonuclease subunit SbcD: protein MKVLHTSDWHLGQQFYEHSRAQEQQIFLDWLANTCKTQAIDLLVVAGDIYHTATPPAYAEQQLYSFIKHATQLSPDLHIVLIAGNHDSANRIETAMPLLQHFNTHVVGRFDKHAPEKVVKSIATKNGSAHVVAMPFLRAADITITSEISYQQAVSLAYQQALEHALPLSENEPLILMGHLHAKGGDISSDSERNISIGGFEAINANVFSQQADYVALGHLHKAQVVAKSEHIRYSGTPLPMSFSEKNYQHQVLIAEFSGKQLNSVKPLYVPRYQQLILLPEQGGADLTTLCELINELSFDDEKPSSYIRLRLNSNETSSQFRTVIDEALNDKPLLFCGIERVSGQTKTHDDYFEDLGKIEQLDPMALLSLAFSEQVGEDDPVPEQVKECLAQVINSMDEETQL, encoded by the coding sequence ATGAAAGTATTGCATACCTCTGATTGGCATTTAGGCCAACAGTTCTATGAGCATAGTCGTGCGCAAGAGCAGCAAATATTTCTAGATTGGCTTGCAAACACATGCAAAACACAAGCTATTGATTTACTTGTTGTTGCCGGTGACATATACCACACTGCAACCCCACCGGCTTATGCCGAACAGCAACTATATTCTTTCATCAAGCACGCCACGCAGCTTAGCCCTGATCTGCATATTGTCCTGATCGCAGGTAATCATGACTCAGCAAATCGCATCGAGACAGCAATGCCGCTTTTGCAACACTTCAACACCCATGTTGTTGGTCGTTTCGATAAGCATGCACCAGAAAAAGTGGTCAAATCGATAGCAACTAAAAATGGCAGTGCACATGTTGTCGCTATGCCATTTTTAAGAGCAGCTGATATCACTATCACGTCGGAGATCAGCTACCAACAGGCGGTATCCCTCGCATACCAGCAGGCTCTTGAACACGCGCTGCCATTATCTGAAAATGAACCACTGATATTAATGGGTCACCTCCATGCCAAAGGCGGTGATATATCTAGTGATTCAGAAAGAAACATCTCAATAGGCGGGTTTGAAGCAATTAATGCTAATGTTTTTAGCCAACAAGCTGATTATGTCGCCTTAGGGCATCTTCACAAGGCACAAGTTGTCGCCAAAAGTGAACACATTCGTTATAGCGGCACACCATTACCTATGTCATTTTCAGAAAAAAACTATCAGCATCAAGTATTAATCGCTGAGTTTTCTGGTAAACAACTCAACAGTGTAAAGCCCCTTTACGTTCCCAGATACCAACAACTTATTCTATTGCCTGAGCAGGGTGGGGCAGACTTAACAACATTGTGCGAACTTATTAATGAATTGAGTTTTGACGATGAAAAACCATCGAGTTATATCCGTCTGCGCTTGAACAGTAATGAAACAAGCAGCCAGTTTCGTACCGTAATTGACGAGGCACTCAATGACAAACCGCTTTTATTTTGTGGCATAGAGCGGGTAAGTGGGCAGACAAAAACCCATGATGACTACTTTGAAGATCTTGGCAAAATAGAACAATTGGACCCAATGGCACTGCTCAGCCTCGCTTTTTCTGAGCAAGTTGGCGAAGACGACCCAGTTCCTGAACAAGTAAAAGAATGCTTAGCCCAAGTTATTAATTCAATGGATGAAGAGACTCAGTTATGA
- a CDS encoding YaiI/YqxD family protein, whose translation MKIWVDADACPAVIKEIIFRAAQRTQTVTTLVANHSMRVPASPYVSLLQVNKGFDIADNEIVKRIQSGDVLITADIPLAAEVIELGALAINPRGEEYTTHNIKSILNMRDFMDTMRSSGVEMSGGPAKLSNADKQAFGNALDRLLTKARS comes from the coding sequence ATGAAGATTTGGGTTGATGCAGACGCTTGCCCTGCCGTTATAAAAGAAATTATATTCCGAGCTGCGCAACGTACTCAAACTGTTACAACATTAGTGGCAAATCACTCAATGCGGGTACCCGCTTCGCCATATGTGAGCCTTTTGCAAGTAAATAAGGGGTTTGATATCGCCGATAATGAAATAGTAAAACGTATACAGTCGGGCGATGTTTTGATCACTGCTGATATCCCTTTAGCCGCTGAAGTTATAGAGTTAGGAGCCTTGGCTATTAACCCCAGAGGAGAGGAATATACGACTCATAACATTAAGTCGATTTTAAATATGCGTGATTTTATGGACACCATGCGCAGTAGTGGCGTAGAAATGAGTGGTGGTCCAGCAAAGCTATCAAACGCAGATAAACAAGCCTTTGGCAACGCGCTAGACCGCTTACTTACCAAAGCCAGGTCATGA
- a CDS encoding DUF6942 family protein — protein MKILTHGFGQASGLVAIYIEHMPPMLEYKNLELVQPLSIGETEMISLASGNGWRKIFNVYAKILGQLKHRDHNFTNYGSWQAYREQCLLQSHSQEALLFSPPKLDNPKYRFHIIAGRTYAKKLLRDHIFTNSLVWLDTEFAVDKTHNLVVCPFLDYRQLSNIKINKLCDILHSLD, from the coding sequence ATGAAAATACTAACTCATGGATTTGGGCAAGCAAGTGGTTTGGTTGCAATATATATTGAGCATATGCCACCTATGCTGGAATATAAAAATTTAGAACTTGTTCAGCCACTTAGCATTGGTGAGACTGAAATGATAAGCCTAGCGTCTGGGAATGGTTGGCGAAAAATATTTAATGTTTATGCCAAAATACTGGGCCAACTAAAGCACAGAGATCACAATTTTACTAACTATGGAAGCTGGCAGGCCTATCGGGAGCAATGTTTATTGCAAAGCCACAGTCAAGAAGCCTTACTATTTAGCCCGCCAAAGTTAGATAATCCCAAATACCGCTTTCATATTATTGCGGGAAGAACCTACGCGAAAAAGCTATTAAGAGATCATATTTTTACCAACTCACTTGTTTGGCTAGATACGGAGTTTGCAGTGGATAAAACGCATAACCTCGTAGTTTGCCCCTTCTTAGACTATCGACAATTAAGTAATATAAAAATCAACAAACTATGTGACATATTACATAGCTTGGACTAG
- a CDS encoding alkaline phosphatase PhoX, whose product MKRLAFSLIAGAVTLALTACNGDDGAKGPQGAQGEQGAAGQNGVDGTNGSNGQDGANGQNGADGQNGVDGKNGGAGLVRIATVPSGAEVTGLYLTEKGDLFFNVQHPADSNTVEKDGKTFNKGTVGVLTGVDFNNLPNNIVNSPVPATEQEQQTVISAIGQYQVLGQTGDVFSELGAKGVSGGLGVHYGINSKEEIIKNDNPDFNGFIATSDNEGYLFTNWESYPGGMSRLKMSKDTKGKWSVTEAMMVNFDGVQGTAANCFGSVSPWGTPLTSEEWIVNSKVDTTTDASWNDPANTRTDGIEALVAPDFPNPYRYGYIAEVKNPTSASPDVVKHFTIGRYEHENSVVMPDRRTVYSSQDDTGGVLFKFIADQPEDLSSGTLYGAKLKQDEGLNDPAVTGFDIEWVELASGSNANIETWVAQYDNITTADYVAGKTSYISMADVQAWADGKATYPTEAEGGSPVTAGKPMDDRVAFLESRQAARLKGATAEWRKLEGISINHDRVLEAVTGQDVIAGEIVDKAYMYIGIADIDNTMIDGEGDIQLSSRVKDCGGVYRAAIDNNYNLTRIEPVVMGGTYRSSLTGAERCDVNQLSQPDNVIVMRDGRIIIGEDGFQENNTLWLYDPRSK is encoded by the coding sequence ATGAAGCGTTTAGCGTTTTCTTTGATCGCAGGTGCCGTCACACTTGCGCTCACAGCATGTAATGGTGATGATGGAGCAAAAGGTCCCCAAGGGGCTCAAGGCGAACAAGGTGCAGCAGGCCAAAATGGCGTAGACGGTACTAATGGCTCTAATGGTCAAGATGGAGCAAATGGTCAAAATGGCGCTGATGGACAAAACGGTGTTGATGGTAAAAATGGTGGTGCAGGCCTTGTGCGCATTGCAACCGTGCCAAGTGGTGCCGAAGTTACTGGCTTATACTTAACAGAAAAAGGCGATTTGTTTTTCAATGTCCAGCACCCTGCAGATAGCAATACCGTTGAAAAGGATGGCAAAACGTTCAATAAGGGGACTGTTGGCGTTTTAACAGGTGTAGATTTTAACAACCTGCCTAATAATATTGTTAACTCTCCAGTGCCAGCAACCGAACAAGAACAACAAACTGTTATTTCAGCAATTGGCCAATATCAAGTGTTAGGTCAAACCGGCGATGTATTCTCAGAGCTAGGTGCAAAGGGTGTTTCTGGTGGATTAGGTGTACACTACGGCATCAACAGCAAAGAAGAAATCATCAAAAACGATAACCCAGATTTCAATGGCTTTATTGCGACTTCAGATAACGAAGGCTACTTATTTACCAATTGGGAATCATACCCAGGTGGCATGAGCCGCTTAAAAATGAGTAAAGATACCAAAGGCAAGTGGTCAGTCACAGAAGCCATGATGGTTAACTTTGATGGCGTTCAAGGTACTGCTGCCAACTGTTTTGGCTCAGTATCTCCATGGGGCACACCATTAACATCGGAAGAGTGGATTGTTAACTCAAAGGTAGATACCACCACTGACGCAAGCTGGAATGATCCAGCAAATACAAGGACTGATGGCATTGAAGCGCTCGTAGCCCCTGACTTCCCTAACCCTTATCGCTATGGTTACATTGCAGAAGTAAAAAACCCAACTAGCGCGTCTCCTGATGTTGTTAAGCATTTCACCATTGGCCGTTATGAGCATGAAAATTCAGTTGTAATGCCTGACCGCCGTACCGTTTATTCATCACAAGATGATACCGGTGGTGTATTGTTTAAATTCATTGCGGATCAACCTGAAGATTTAAGTTCAGGTACTCTGTATGGTGCGAAACTAAAACAAGATGAAGGTTTAAATGACCCTGCTGTAACTGGTTTTGATATTGAGTGGGTTGAGCTTGCAAGCGGCAGCAACGCGAATATTGAAACTTGGGTTGCGCAATACGACAACATTACAACAGCTGATTACGTTGCAGGCAAGACGAGCTATATCTCTATGGCTGACGTGCAAGCATGGGCCGACGGTAAAGCAACTTATCCAACAGAAGCCGAAGGCGGTAGCCCGGTAACCGCAGGTAAGCCAATGGATGACCGTGTTGCATTTTTAGAGTCTCGACAAGCTGCACGCCTTAAAGGCGCAACAGCAGAGTGGCGTAAACTCGAAGGGATCAGCATCAACCATGATCGCGTACTTGAAGCTGTAACAGGTCAAGATGTTATTGCTGGTGAAATAGTTGACAAAGCATACATGTACATCGGCATCGCAGACATTGATAACACCATGATAGATGGTGAAGGCGACATCCAGCTTTCAAGCCGTGTTAAAGACTGTGGCGGTGTGTACCGTGCAGCGATTGATAACAACTACAACTTAACCCGCATTGAACCCGTTGTAATGGGTGGTACTTATCGTTCAAGCCTAACAGGTGCAGAGCGCTGTGACGTTAATCAACTTTCTCAGCCAGATAACGTAATCGTTATGCGTGATGGCCGTATCATCATTGGTGAAGACGGTTTCCAAGAGAACAACACTCTATGGCTTTACGACCCAAGATCTAAGTAA